In Thalassotalea fonticola, a single genomic region encodes these proteins:
- a CDS encoding sulfatase family protein produces MKTKKIIPKLIGLACLMAGIPNTAQSAEPAKPNVIVFYADDMGWGDVGYHGYDDIRTPNIDALAASGTSFEQGYVAASVCGPSRAALVTGVHQQRFGYYGNGGISHVPQSQPIMFEQLQQQGYQTAAIGKWHLGDESGQPNSRGVDFFYGFHNGSHDYHFSDIVEGGKKSQAPIYRNDQIEPAIQDSNGYLTEMFSHEAANFIDNANTTEPFFVYVAYNAVHAPWQVPQEYLDRLVDLQAEDERKFFAGMVLALDDGIGEVMDAVERKNATDNTLVFFLSDNGTPRTHGFEQPKEKFRGTTTMSNPGELNGFKGDSYEGGIRVPFLVSWPGTIPTGVYKKPVSNLDVVPTIMARLGVTEPGAGLDFDGVDIFPYITGEKGSRPHRNMYWRRGEDYAVRKNDWKLSFNDQSGSQRIMLFDLATDPGEWNDLSDTYPTRAQNMQDMFDAWDSALPDNQNGANANPNNRNYDYPTGGRVSVSEWNSSH; encoded by the coding sequence ATGAAAACTAAGAAAATAATCCCTAAATTAATAGGTTTAGCCTGCCTGATGGCAGGTATACCCAATACAGCACAAAGTGCCGAACCAGCAAAACCTAATGTCATCGTATTTTATGCCGATGATATGGGGTGGGGTGATGTTGGCTACCACGGCTATGATGATATTCGAACACCAAACATTGATGCATTAGCTGCTAGCGGAACTTCTTTTGAGCAAGGTTATGTAGCAGCGTCAGTATGTGGTCCTTCGCGTGCCGCGTTAGTTACAGGTGTTCATCAACAGCGCTTTGGTTATTATGGCAATGGTGGTATTTCGCATGTACCACAATCACAACCGATAATGTTTGAGCAACTTCAGCAGCAAGGTTATCAAACAGCAGCCATTGGCAAGTGGCATTTAGGCGATGAATCCGGCCAACCCAATAGTCGTGGCGTAGATTTTTTCTACGGCTTTCATAACGGTTCGCACGATTACCATTTTTCAGATATTGTTGAAGGAGGTAAGAAAAGCCAGGCACCTATCTATCGAAATGATCAAATAGAACCGGCAATTCAAGACAGCAATGGTTATCTTACCGAAATGTTTAGTCATGAAGCCGCTAACTTTATTGATAATGCGAACACGACTGAGCCATTTTTTGTCTATGTGGCATACAATGCTGTACACGCACCTTGGCAAGTGCCACAAGAATATCTTGACCGCTTAGTAGATCTGCAAGCAGAAGATGAACGTAAATTCTTTGCCGGTATGGTGTTGGCACTAGATGATGGTATTGGTGAGGTAATGGATGCCGTTGAACGTAAGAATGCTACTGATAATACTCTAGTATTCTTCCTATCTGATAACGGAACACCGCGTACTCATGGTTTTGAACAGCCCAAAGAAAAATTTCGAGGCACCACTACCATGTCAAATCCTGGCGAACTCAATGGCTTCAAAGGTGATAGCTATGAGGGGGGTATTAGAGTGCCATTTCTAGTTTCCTGGCCAGGAACTATACCTACTGGAGTCTATAAAAAACCGGTATCAAATTTAGACGTTGTACCAACCATTATGGCACGCTTAGGGGTTACGGAACCAGGTGCAGGATTAGATTTTGATGGTGTTGATATTTTCCCGTATATCACTGGCGAAAAAGGAAGTCGACCACATCGTAATATGTATTGGCGTCGAGGTGAAGATTACGCTGTTCGTAAAAACGATTGGAAATTATCGTTTAACGACCAAAGTGGTTCCCAACGGATTATGTTATTTGATTTAGCCACAGACCCTGGAGAATGGAATGATTTGAGTGACACCTATCCAACACGAGCACAGAACATGCAAGATATGTTTGATGCTTGGGACAGCGCTTTACCTGATAATCAAAATGGTGCTAATGCTAACCCAAACAACCGAAACTATGATTACCCTACAGGTGGTAGAGTATCTGTAAGTGAATGGAATAGTTCACATTAA